In Candidatus Omnitrophota bacterium, a single genomic region encodes these proteins:
- a CDS encoding DNA translocase FtsK: protein MRERRINEVKGVILVAIGLMVLASLIRFDRLDLAFYTSHPNFPPKNLLGIFGAYLGAFIVLLFGNISSFIIPFLVITLGIKYFRQDKPYISVARIIGVFVLLVSISSLIGMFNLNNDLLRFQTAGFFGALTSTAATRYFASLGAVIIFISFIIIYWALINEELISSLFSKLVIKSKALFSGLSFPINKEKATSVKVKPSLINKSNLFSKKQDFESSIVSKPKIFMPEATAPKLKIQIKDKAHVEQAKIKPTELKIGDYHLPSLDLLDEPPTPDTRQMKEDLEACARTLEDTLEDFGILAKVTDIIRGPVITRYELEPAPGVKINRIEALSDDIALAIKAQSIRIIAPIPGKGRVGVEVPNLHSALVCIKDLLTSTEFHKQRSALTLALGKDITGRPIFGDLDDMPHLLIAGTTGSGKTVCVNTCILSLLFKESPNDLKFLMIDPKMVELMPFNGLPHLLCPVVTDAKKAAVALNWVVSEMESRYVLLSGAGARNIEAYNEKQEKIPYIIVVVDEFADLMSVARDQIENAITRLAQLSRAVGIHLILATQRPSVDVITGVIKANLPARVSFKVASKVDSRTVLDMNGAETLLGKGDMLFLQPGKEDLIRIQGALVKDAEIERVVEFIKAQGEPIYDDQILKEQQKNSSSSADKDDLYDEAVRVIMESNQASVSILQRRMRLGYTRAARIIDTMEMEGLVGQFEGSKPRKILVDRNAWLKDLTSGNTPR from the coding sequence GTGAGAGAAAGAAGAATAAATGAGGTCAAAGGCGTTATTCTAGTAGCAATAGGGCTGATGGTCTTAGCCAGCCTTATCCGCTTCGATCGTCTGGACCTCGCTTTCTACACTTCGCATCCAAATTTTCCTCCTAAAAATCTCCTGGGAATTTTCGGCGCCTATCTGGGTGCTTTTATCGTATTACTTTTTGGCAATATCTCCAGTTTTATTATTCCTTTTTTAGTAATTACACTCGGTATAAAATATTTCCGTCAGGATAAGCCTTATATTAGTGTTGCTCGTATTATAGGGGTATTTGTGTTGCTTGTTTCCATAAGCTCGTTGATTGGTATGTTTAATTTAAATAATGATTTGTTGAGGTTTCAGACCGCCGGATTCTTCGGCGCACTTACTTCAACTGCCGCAACTAGGTATTTTGCTTCGTTGGGAGCCGTCATTATCTTCATTAGCTTTATTATTATCTATTGGGCTTTAATTAATGAAGAACTAATTTCTTCTCTTTTTTCTAAACTAGTCATAAAGTCAAAAGCTTTATTTTCCGGTCTGTCATTTCCTATTAATAAGGAAAAAGCTACTTCGGTTAAAGTTAAACCAAGTCTTATTAATAAAAGTAATTTGTTTTCTAAAAAGCAAGATTTTGAATCTTCTATTGTGTCTAAACCTAAAATATTTATGCCTGAAGCAACTGCGCCTAAATTAAAAATTCAAATTAAAGATAAAGCCCATGTTGAGCAAGCCAAGATTAAGCCAACTGAATTAAAGATCGGTGATTATCATTTGCCTTCCCTAGATCTATTAGATGAGCCGCCTACGCCTGATACTAGGCAGATGAAAGAGGATCTTGAGGCATGCGCCCGGACGCTGGAAGATACGTTGGAAGATTTTGGGATTTTAGCCAAAGTTACCGATATCATCCGTGGGCCGGTGATTACACGTTATGAACTTGAACCAGCCCCGGGAGTTAAAATTAACCGTATTGAGGCATTAAGCGATGATATCGCTCTGGCTATTAAGGCTCAATCAATAAGGATTATTGCTCCAATCCCGGGTAAAGGCAGAGTAGGAGTTGAGGTTCCAAATTTGCACAGTGCTTTAGTTTGCATTAAAGATTTACTTACCTCTACGGAATTTCATAAACAGAGATCAGCCTTAACATTAGCTTTAGGTAAAGATATCACCGGCAGGCCGATATTCGGCGATTTAGATGATATGCCGCATCTTTTGATTGCTGGAACCACTGGTTCAGGTAAAACCGTTTGTGTAAATACTTGTATTTTATCTTTACTCTTTAAAGAGTCTCCTAACGATCTGAAATTTTTAATGATTGATCCGAAGATGGTTGAACTTATGCCTTTTAATGGTTTGCCGCATCTTCTGTGTCCGGTGGTTACAGATGCCAAGAAGGCTGCGGTTGCGCTTAATTGGGTGGTTTCTGAGATGGAATCGCGTTATGTACTTTTGTCTGGCGCCGGAGCAAGGAATATTGAAGCTTATAATGAAAAACAGGAAAAAATTCCTTATATTATAGTAGTTGTGGATGAGTTTGCAGATTTAATGAGTGTGGCACGCGATCAGATTGAGAATGCGATTACTCGTCTGGCGCAATTGTCGCGCGCTGTAGGTATACATTTGATTCTGGCTACCCAGCGGCCAAGTGTTGATGTAATTACTGGCGTAATTAAAGCGAATTTACCGGCGCGTGTATCTTTTAAGGTGGCTTCTAAGGTTGATTCGCGCACAGTTTTGGATATGAATGGAGCAGAGACTTTATTAGGTAAAGGCGATATGCTTTTTTTACAGCCTGGTAAGGAAGATTTAATCCGTATACAGGGTGCTCTGGTTAAAGATGCAGAGATTGAGCGAGTGGTTGAGTTTATAAAGGCTCAAGGTGAGCCAATTTATGATGATCAGATTCTTAAAGAGCAGCAGAAAAATAGTTCTTCTAGCGCTGATAAAGATGATCTTTATGATGAGGCGGTACGTGTAATAATGGAGAGTAATCAGGCATCGGTCTCTATACTGCAGAGGCGTATGCGTTTAGGGTATACGCGCGCAGCCCGCATTATCGATACTATGGAAATGGAAGGATTAGTTGGGCAGTTTGAAGGGAGTAAACCGCGTAAGATCTTGGTTGATCGGAATGCCTGGCTTAAAGATTTGACAAGTGGCAACACTCCGCGCTAA
- the rpsO gene encoding 30S ribosomal protein S15: MVLVKEQKAKLIDNFKVHSRDTGSAEVQIAILTERINDLGEHFKSHKKDLHSRRGLLLLVSRRRRLLKYLKDKDMKKYEEILGKLKLRK; the protein is encoded by the coding sequence TTGGTTTTGGTAAAGGAACAGAAGGCAAAATTGATTGATAATTTTAAAGTGCACTCCAGAGATACTGGATCTGCAGAGGTCCAGATAGCGATTTTAACTGAGAGAATCAATGATTTAGGAGAGCATTTTAAATCACATAAGAAAGATCTGCATTCTCGCCGCGGTCTGCTTTTATTGGTGAGCAGGCGCCGCAGACTTCTCAAGTATCTCAAGGATAAGGATATGAAAAAGTATGAAGAGATCCTGGGGAAACTTAAGCTTAGAAAGTAA
- a CDS encoding tetratricopeptide repeat protein, with amino-acid sequence MVILLLLICSLCFPNILVAETVTLKSGKTIEGKITEKTDKYIKIDFDGMPLTFFLDEIKSIDERKEAVSTSGEMPSELYNSYFKLGTDFLKQGKYEESIKQLEEALKCDSGQPGAYHNLAVSYACKGDYQKSIFNFQKALEKENAGYADIIYYNLSTIYCYAGLLEEANKTASKLKNQKLITGLSVLIATRKITGAISETALAASSFPPDTIILAPPPDEKTKQILKEQEATVGEKIYFSKNFPLLFFYHSPLSYLNLAISSFYDKKDYAESYSLLEKAYNALDDKTEYLNKTALLGVYLYRGQLGETEKKYSEARDNFKKAIEIMPGSWMLYLHLGIVDYQLGQNEEARYAFNKVLISLPAEAQEAHVAKKYLEAIDRATSSRI; translated from the coding sequence ATGGTAATTCTGTTATTATTGATTTGTAGTTTATGTTTTCCAAATATTCTTGTGGCTGAAACCGTTACCCTTAAATCTGGCAAGACCATAGAAGGTAAAATAACGGAAAAGACAGATAAATATATAAAAATAGATTTTGATGGTATGCCGCTTACCTTCTTTCTAGATGAAATCAAAAGCATTGACGAAAGAAAAGAAGCTGTGTCTACAAGTGGGGAAATGCCCTCTGAGCTATATAATTCTTATTTTAAACTAGGCACTGACTTTCTTAAGCAAGGTAAATATGAAGAGTCAATAAAACAATTGGAGGAGGCTCTTAAGTGCGATTCTGGCCAACCGGGAGCGTATCATAATCTGGCTGTGAGTTATGCCTGTAAAGGAGATTACCAGAAATCAATTTTCAATTTTCAAAAGGCATTAGAAAAAGAAAATGCCGGATATGCCGATATTATTTATTATAATTTATCTACTATCTATTGTTATGCCGGTTTACTGGAAGAGGCAAATAAAACCGCAAGTAAGCTTAAGAACCAAAAATTAATTACTGGCCTTTCTGTTTTGATTGCTACTAGGAAAATAACCGGGGCAATATCTGAAACGGCTTTAGCGGCAAGCTCATTTCCGCCTGATACTATAATCCTTGCGCCGCCGCCCGATGAAAAAACAAAACAAATATTAAAGGAACAAGAGGCAACAGTCGGTGAAAAAATTTATTTCTCAAAGAATTTCCCGCTGCTTTTCTTTTACCATAGCCCTTTATCTTATTTGAACTTGGCCATATCCTCTTTTTACGATAAAAAAGATTACGCAGAATCGTATAGTTTACTGGAAAAGGCTTATAACGCCCTTGACGACAAAACGGAATATTTAAACAAGACAGCCCTGTTAGGGGTATATCTATATCGTGGGCAACTTGGCGAAACAGAGAAAAAGTATAGTGAGGCTAGGGATAATTTTAAGAAAGCTATTGAAATTATGCCTGGTTCATGGATGCTTTATTTGCACCTGGGGATTGTTGATTATCAACTTGGTCAGAATGAAGAAGCAAGATATGCGTTCAATAAGGTTTTAATTAGTCTTCCGGCTGAAGCGCAGGAAGCGCATGTTGCTAAAAAGTATTTAGAAGCCATAGATCGGGCTACCTCATCGCGCATCTAG
- the pnp gene encoding polyribonucleotide nucleotidyltransferase, with translation MQNKSLKIKFGNNDLILETGKFAKQANGAVTITYGGTVILVTACMSAEIREGQDFFPLTVEYQEKTYAAGRIPGGFFKREGRPSENEILGSRLIDRPIRPLFPEGFLNEVQVMAMVLSSDGENDPNVLALIGASAALSISDIPFKGPLASCRVARINNELVLNPTYAEIESADLEVVVAANNNGVVMLESKAKEVSEEVYLEAVKFGMESLKSILNMQEEFLRLYGQPKAKVELKLIDPVLMQKIESLSKDKLADVYKLSNKEGREEKVALLVKELELQLTGEGFLALDIRTGLHEVEKKQVRKMISVENIRIDGRSFKEIRPISCEVSVLPRTHGSSLFTRGQTQSLAVTTLGTGEDEQLIEALDGERKKSFMLHYNFPSFSVGETRPVRSPGRREIGHGALAEKALLAVMPSKERFPYTVRVVSEILESNGSSSMASVCAATLSLMDAGVPIKEAVGGVALGLVKEGNKVVILTDIAGLEDHFGDMDFKVAGTGSGVTAVQLDLKIDGISLDLLEECLAQSREGRLFILDKMSQALKSPREELSSFAPRIDVLKINTEKIGELIGPGGKTIKAIIAATGASIDIKDDGTVLVGSVDAEKSDAAIKMIKAITSDVEVGKIYFGKVKRIMQFGVFVEIAPRKEGLVHVSELSNTFVKKIDDVVKVGDEFKVKVIGIDELGRINLSKKQAETDQQNS, from the coding sequence ATGCAAAATAAAAGTTTAAAAATTAAATTTGGCAATAATGATCTCATCTTGGAAACGGGCAAGTTTGCTAAGCAAGCAAATGGCGCAGTTACCATTACTTATGGGGGTACCGTTATATTGGTTACTGCTTGTATGTCCGCAGAAATAAGGGAAGGCCAGGATTTTTTCCCTCTGACTGTTGAGTATCAGGAAAAGACATACGCCGCCGGAAGGATTCCCGGAGGATTTTTTAAGCGTGAGGGCAGGCCCTCAGAAAATGAAATTTTAGGTTCTCGTTTAATCGACCGGCCAATACGCCCTTTGTTCCCAGAAGGATTTTTAAACGAAGTTCAGGTTATGGCAATGGTTCTTTCAAGTGACGGGGAGAATGATCCGAATGTTTTAGCGTTAATCGGAGCAAGCGCAGCTTTGTCTATTTCAGATATTCCTTTTAAAGGTCCTTTAGCTAGCTGCCGTGTTGCCAGGATAAACAATGAATTGGTTTTAAATCCTACTTATGCTGAAATTGAAAGTGCAGATTTAGAAGTAGTAGTGGCTGCTAATAATAATGGCGTAGTGATGCTTGAATCAAAGGCTAAAGAAGTTTCCGAAGAAGTATATTTGGAAGCGGTGAAGTTCGGGATGGAAAGTTTAAAATCCATATTAAATATGCAGGAGGAATTTTTGCGTCTTTATGGCCAGCCAAAAGCCAAAGTTGAACTTAAATTAATCGATCCTGTTTTAATGCAAAAAATTGAATCGCTTTCTAAGGATAAATTAGCTGATGTATATAAACTAAGCAATAAGGAAGGGCGTGAAGAAAAAGTAGCTTTGTTGGTTAAAGAGTTGGAGCTGCAATTAACGGGTGAAGGATTCTTGGCTTTGGATATCCGTACCGGCTTGCATGAAGTAGAGAAGAAACAGGTGCGTAAGATGATTTCTGTTGAAAATATCCGTATTGACGGGCGTTCTTTTAAGGAGATCCGTCCAATTAGTTGTGAAGTGTCTGTGCTTCCGCGTACCCATGGCTCCAGCCTTTTTACTCGCGGACAAACTCAAAGTTTGGCTGTAACTACTTTAGGTACAGGTGAGGATGAACAGTTGATCGAAGCTTTAGATGGAGAGAGAAAGAAATCTTTTATGCTGCATTATAATTTTCCTTCTTTTAGCGTCGGAGAAACTAGGCCCGTGCGTTCACCAGGAAGGCGTGAAATCGGCCATGGTGCCTTAGCGGAGAAAGCATTGCTTGCAGTAATGCCTTCAAAAGAAAGGTTTCCTTATACGGTAAGGGTTGTTTCTGAGATTTTAGAATCTAATGGTTCCAGTTCTATGGCTTCTGTTTGTGCTGCTACTTTATCATTAATGGATGCCGGTGTTCCGATTAAGGAGGCCGTAGGCGGGGTTGCTTTAGGATTGGTTAAAGAGGGGAATAAAGTGGTAATCTTAACGGATATCGCAGGACTGGAAGATCACTTTGGCGATATGGATTTTAAGGTTGCTGGTACAGGTTCCGGAGTTACCGCTGTACAGTTGGATCTTAAAATTGACGGGATTTCCTTGGATTTACTTGAAGAATGTTTGGCTCAGTCCAGAGAGGGAAGATTATTTATCCTGGATAAGATGAGTCAGGCATTAAAGAGCCCCAGAGAAGAACTTTCTAGTTTTGCTCCGCGAATCGATGTTTTAAAGATTAATACTGAAAAAATCGGAGAACTTATTGGCCCGGGTGGCAAGACCATCAAGGCAATAATTGCTGCAACAGGGGCGAGCATCGATATTAAGGATGATGGTACGGTTTTGGTTGGTTCAGTTGATGCTGAAAAATCCGATGCTGCCATTAAAATGATTAAAGCAATTACCAGCGATGTAGAAGTTGGTAAGATTTATTTTGGTAAGGTAAAGCGTATTATGCAGTTTGGTGTTTTTGTTGAGATAGCCCCGCGTAAAGAGGGATTGGTCCATGTTTCTGAGTTATCCAATACATTTGTAAAGAAAATTGATGATGTTGTTAAAGTCGGCGATGAATTTAAAGTTAAAGTCATCGGCATAGATGAATTGGGCAGGATCAATTTAAGCAAAAAGCAGGCTGAAACCGACCAGCAAAATAGTTAA
- a CDS encoding DUF748 domain-containing protein translates to MKKKFKIIIWVFAVLLVIFLIASILVGIYAPRIVEEQIQQNLKLKVSLGKVSLSPPFTITLERLEIGNFASIKKVSLSPNLVALLFGKIVIHGLNVVEPVINLEQSADGKLNLPVLEQKEKPPAIYLTSLRVQSGKIIFTDRKVTPEGFQIIVDNLNIKVAKVSLPITSLATNFNISAQLLNSQGKAFGDIVFDGWLDYLTKDMNAKLEIKDMDIANLSPYYGNFISNKKISSAMLNLSSVFNSKNNTLRINTDFNLSKLIYEQNQQLQPEFELMKDALDFFIDPEGNLHLEFGIDTKLDNPALSQEKLKSIILKAAMKNLANQPPQQLADKVVSVIDKYKNIGKELKSIFGE, encoded by the coding sequence ATGAAAAAAAAGTTTAAGATTATAATTTGGGTCTTTGCGGTTTTATTAGTTATATTTTTGATAGCCAGTATTTTAGTTGGAATATATGCTCCCCGGATTGTTGAAGAACAGATTCAGCAGAACTTAAAACTTAAAGTTAGCCTTGGTAAAGTAAGTTTAAGCCCGCCATTTACTATCACCCTTGAGAGACTAGAGATAGGTAATTTTGCTAGTATTAAAAAGGTATCTTTATCACCGAATCTAGTCGCTCTGTTATTTGGTAAAATAGTTATTCATGGCTTAAATGTTGTTGAGCCGGTGATTAATCTTGAGCAGTCAGCAGATGGGAAATTAAATCTGCCAGTCCTTGAGCAGAAAGAGAAGCCTCCCGCGATTTACTTGACTAGCCTGAGAGTGCAAAGTGGAAAAATAATTTTTACAGACAGAAAAGTTACTCCAGAAGGTTTTCAGATAATTGTGGATAATCTCAATATAAAAGTGGCCAAAGTTTCCTTACCGATTACATCGCTAGCAACAAATTTCAACATCAGCGCCCAATTGCTTAATTCACAAGGAAAAGCTTTTGGCGATATTGTATTTGATGGTTGGCTGGATTATTTGACCAAAGATATGAACGCCAAATTAGAAATTAAGGATATGGATATAGCCAATCTATCCCCGTATTATGGTAACTTTATATCAAATAAGAAAATTTCTTCGGCTATGTTGAATTTAAGTTCGGTTTTTAACTCTAAAAATAATACTTTAAGAATTAATACAGATTTTAATCTTTCTAAGCTTATATATGAACAGAATCAGCAGCTGCAGCCGGAATTCGAACTGATGAAAGATGCCCTGGATTTCTTTATTGATCCTGAGGGTAATTTACACCTGGAGTTTGGTATTGATACTAAACTGGATAATCCTGCTTTAAGCCAGGAAAAATTAAAAAGTATAATTTTAAAAGCGGCAATGAAGAATTTAGCCAATCAGCCGCCCCAGCAGTTAGCGGATAAGGTGGTTAGCGTTATAGATAAGTATAAAAATATAGGCAAGGAGTTAAAAAGTATTTTTGGAGAGTAA
- a CDS encoding peptide chain release factor-like protein has translation MSSDPEIAMTLERRMALLGVREDDIVERFIRSSGPGGQNVNKTSTCVYLKHLPTGIEVKCQRQRSQLLNRSLARHILLSKIAQRNQQDSLARQSLKAKIMRTNRKKPKGLKIKILENKRKHAQKKTLRKKVRDLEVE, from the coding sequence ATGTCTTCCGATCCGGAAATAGCGATGACTTTGGAAAGAAGAATGGCTCTTTTAGGGGTGCGTGAGGATGATATCGTGGAGCGGTTTATTCGTTCAAGTGGGCCAGGTGGCCAAAATGTCAATAAGACTTCTACCTGTGTGTATTTAAAACATCTTCCTACAGGTATAGAAGTAAAATGCCAGCGCCAGCGTTCGCAGCTTTTGAATCGTTCATTAGCCAGGCATATCCTTTTGAGTAAAATTGCTCAGAGAAACCAGCAGGATAGTTTAGCCAGGCAATCGCTTAAGGCTAAAATTATGCGCACTAACCGTAAAAAGCCAAAGGGGTTGAAAATAAAAATCCTGGAGAATAAGCGTAAGCATGCACAAAAGAAAACCTTACGTAAAAAGGTCAGAGACCTTGAAGTTGAATAA